In the genome of Lacerta agilis isolate rLacAgi1 chromosome 2, rLacAgi1.pri, whole genome shotgun sequence, one region contains:
- the BRD4 gene encoding bromodomain-containing protein 4 isoform X4, translating into MSAESGPGTRLRNLPVMGDGLEATQMSTTQAQGQPQQGNTASNNPPPPETSNPNKPKRMTNQLQYLLKVVLKTLWKHQFSWPFQQPVDAVKLNLPDYYKIIKTPMDMGTIRKRLENNYYWNAQECIQDFNTMFTNCYIYNKPGDDIVLMAEALEKLFLQKISEMTQEETEIVIVQTKGRGRGRKETVTSKAGASTVQNTTQASSPPQTQASQPNPQPVQTTHSFPSVTPDLIVQTPVTTVVPPQPPPPPPPQPPPPPPSASAPQPIQTHQPIIPTAAQPMKTKKGVKRKADTTTPTTIDPVHESSSLPTEPKAAKTGPRRESRPVKPPKKDVPDSQQHVVEKSSSNKVSEQLKYCSGIIKEMFAKKHAAYAWPFYKPVDVEALGLHDYRDIIKHPMDLSTIKSKLENRDYRDAQEFAADVRLMFSNCYKYNPPDHEVVAMARKLQDVFEMRFAKMPDDPEEPVIPASSPVVVQPPPKVPPPSSSDSSSDSSSDSDSSSDDSEEERAQRLAELQEQLKAVHEQLAALSQPQQNKPKKKEKDKKEKKKEKHKKKEEVEENKKNKTKDPPPKKAKKNNGSNSNSSSKKEPVTLKNTKPPPAYESEEEEKCKPMSYEEKRQLSLDINKLPGEKLGRVVHIIQSREPTLKNSNPDEIEIDFETLKASTLRELERYVTSCLRKKRKPQAEKVDVIAGSSKMKGFSSSESESTSESSSSDSEDSETEMPPKLKKKGHSGREQKKHHHHHHQQTQQQQQQPQLQPQQLPPPPPSAPQQAAPPVKSSPPAFVPVQIPVMEHPLPGNMFDTISHFTQPIIHLPQPEMPPHLPQQPEHSTPPHLNQHTVVSPPALHNALPQQPSRPSNRAAALPPKPARPPAVSPALNQQPMLPQPPLPQPPQELLEDEEPPAPHHNLLSSQMQLYIQQLQKVQPQTSLLPSVKVQSQPPPSLQPPPHAPVQQMQHQPQQRPVHMQPMQFPPHIPQPQPPPQQHLLPQQQQPPPPPQPSKPQQVIQHHPSPRHHKPDPYSAGHLREAPSPLMMHSPQMPQFQGLQHQSPPQPNVQPKKTGTESRIRGSITAYGKRRKDAIPSHPK; encoded by the exons ATGTCTGCGGAGAGTGGCCCTGGGACAAGACTGAGAAATTTACCAGTAATGGGGGATGGACTAGAAGCTACACAAATGTCTACAACACAGGCACAGGGCCAACCCCAACAAGGCAATACTGCATCTAATAACCCACCTCCACCAGAGACCTCAAATCCTAACAAACCCAAGCGTATGACCAACCAACTGCAGTATCTGCTCAAAGTGGTGCTCAAGACACTATGGAAACATCAGTTTTCATGGCCGTTCCAGCAGCCTGTGGATGCTGTCAAATTAAACCTCCCT gattattataaaattattaaaactcCTATGGATATGGGAACAATAAGGAAACGCTTGGAGAACAACTACTACTGGAATGCTCAAGAATGTATCCAGGACTTCAATACAATGTTTACAAACTGTTATATCTATAATAAG cCAGGGGATGATATTGTTTTAATGGCAGAGGCTCTAGAAAAACTTTTTCTGCAGAAAATATCTGAAATGACgcaggaagaaactgaaattgttaTAGTCCAGACAAAAGGAAGAGGAcgggggaggaaggaaacag TTACATCCAAGGCTGGAGCATCAACGGTACAGAATACAACTCAAGCATCATCCCCACCACAGACGCAGGCTTCACAGCCAAATCCTCAGCCGGTGCAAACGACTCATTCCTTTCCTTCTGTGACCCCTGACCTTATTGTCCAGACGCCAGTAACGACGGTGGTGCCTCCCcagcctcccccaccaccacctccccagcctccccctccccctccttcagCTTCTGCCCCCCAACCCATTCAAACACACCAACCAATTATCCCAACTGCTGCACAGCCCATGAAG ACAAAAAAAGGCGTGAAGAGGAAAGCAGACACTACAACTCCAACAACAATAGACCCGGTTCATGAGTCCTCATCACTGCCCACAGAACCCAAGGCTGCCAAGACAGGTCCACGAAGAGAAAGCCGGCCAGTGAAGCCGCCTAAGAAGGATGTTCCAGACTCTCAGCAGCATGTAGTAGAGAAGAGTAGCAGTAATAAAGTGTCAGAGCAATTAAAATATTGTAGTGGCATCATAAAAGAGATGTTTGCTAAGAAGCATGCTGCCTACGCATGGCCCTTCTACAAACCTGTGGATGTGGAAGCACTTGGGCTTCATGATTACCGTGATATCATTAAGCATCCCATGGATCTGAGCACAATTAAA TCGAAACTGGAGAACCGGGATTATAGAGATGCTCAGGAATTTGCAGCTGATGTCAGATTGATGTTTTCCAATTGTTACAAGTATAATCCTCCTGATCATGAGGTGGTTGCTATGGCACGGAAACTGCAG GATGTATTCGAGATGCGTTTTGCTAAAATGCCAGATGATCCTGAAGAACCTGTGATTCCAGCTTCCTCTCCAGTAGTGGTGCAGCCTCCACCCAAAGTGCCCCCACCTTCATCCAGTGATAGCAGTAGTGACAGCTCCTCTGATAGTGACAGTTCATCCGATGATTCTGAAGAAGAACGAGCTCAGCGGCTAGCAGAGCTCCAGGAACAG CTTAAAGCAGTGCATGAGCAGTTGGCTGCCCTGTCCCAGCCACAGCAGAACAaaccaaagaagaaggagaaagacaagaaagaaaagaaaaaggagaagcacaaaaagaaagaagaagtagaagagaataaaaaaaataaaaccaaggaTCCACCACCTAAGAAGGCCAAGAAAAATAATGGCAGTAACAGTAACTCAAG TAGTAAGAAGGAGCCCGTGACTCTGAAGAACACCAAGCCACCTCCTGCTTATgaatctgaggaggaggagaaatgtaaACCAATGTCTTATGAAGAAAAGAGACAGTTGAGTCTGGACATTAACAAACTCCCTGGCGAAAAACTAGGCCGGGTTGTCCATATCATCCAGTCAAGAGAACCCACGCTGAAAAACTCCAATCCTGATGAGATTGAAATTGACTTTGAGACATTAAAGGCATCCACATTGCGGGAGCTGGAAAGATATGTAACATCTTGTTTACGGAAAAAGAGGAAACCTCAAG CAGAGAAAGTGGATGTAATTGCTGGTTCCTCTAAAATGAAGGGGTTCTCCTCCTCAGAGTCTGAGAGCACCAGTGAGTCCAGCTCCTCCGACAGTGAAGATTCAGAAACAG AAATGCCTCCAAAACTTAAGAAAAAAGGACATTCTGGACGAGAACAGAAGAAG catcaccatcaccaccatcagcagacgcagcagcagcagcaacagccacagTTGCAACCACAGCAGCTACCCCCACCACCTCCTTCAGCCCCTCAACAAGCAGCCCCTCCAGTCAAATCCTCTCCTCCAGCTTTTGTTCCAGTGCAGATCCCAGTTATGGAGCATCCGCTCCCAGGGAATATGTTTGACACTATTTCACATTTCACTCAACCGATTATACACCTCCCTCAGCCAGAGATGCCGCCCCATCTCCCTCAGCAGCCTGAGCACAGCACTCCTCCTCACTTGAATCAGCATACAGTAGTTTCTCCTCCAG CTTTGCACAATGCTCTGCCTCAGCAACCCTCAAGACCTAGTAATCGAGCTGCAGCACTCCCCCCTAAACCTGCTCGGCCTCCCGCAGTGTCACCAGCTCTTAACCAGCAACCCATGCTTCCGCAGCCCCCGCTTCCCCAGCCTCCCCAGGAGCTTTTAGAGGATGAAGAACCTCCTGCTCCTCACCACAACCTGCTGAGTAGCCAGATGCAGCTGTACATTCAGCAGCTGCAGAAAGTGCAGCCACAGACTTCTCTCCTCCCTTCAGTGAAGGTCCAGTCGCAGCCTCCGCCATCCCTGCAACCTCCCCCTCATGCTCCAGTGCAACAGATGCAGCATCAGCCACAGCAGAGGCCAGTACATATGCAACCAATGCAGTTCCCTCCCCATATCCCTCAGCCTCAGCCACCTCCACAGCAGCACCTACTCCCACAGCAGCAACAGCCGCCTCCGCCGCCACAGCCGTCAAAACCCCAGCAAGTCATCCAACACCATCCATCGCCGCGACATCACAAGCCAGATCCCTATTCAGCTG